Proteins encoded in a region of the Leopardus geoffroyi isolate Oge1 chromosome E2, O.geoffroyi_Oge1_pat1.0, whole genome shotgun sequence genome:
- the RPS16 gene encoding 40S ribosomal protein S16 yields MPSKGPLQSVQVFGRKKTATAVAHCKRGNGLIKVNGRPLEMIEPRTLQYKLLEPVLLLGKERFAGVDIRVRVKGGGHVAQIYAIRQSISKALVAYYQKYVDEASKKEIKDILIQYDRTLLVADPRRCESKKFGGPGARARYQKSYR; encoded by the exons ATGCCGTCCAAGGGTCCTTTGCAGTCTGTGCAGGTCTTCGGCCGCAAG AAGACGGCTACAGCCGTGGCGCATTGCAAACGGGGCAACGGCCTCATCAAGGTGAATGGACGGCCCTTGGAGATGATCGAGCCGCGCACGCTGCAATACAAG CTACTGGAACCTGTTTTGCTTCTGGGCAAGGAGCGGTTTGCTGGGGTGGACATCCGAGTCCGAGTGAAGGGTGGCGGTCATGTAGCCCAGATTTATG CAATTCGCCAGTCCATCTCCAAAGCCCTGGTGGCCTATTACCAGAAAT ATGTGGATGAGGCTTCCAAGAAGGAGATCAAAGACATCCTCATCCAGTACGACCGGACCCTGCTGGTAGCTGATCCCCGGCGCTGCGAATCCAAAAAGTTTGGTGGTCCTGGTGCCCGTGCTCGTTACCAGAAATCCTACCGATAA